A single Eleginops maclovinus isolate JMC-PN-2008 ecotype Puerto Natales chromosome 5, JC_Emac_rtc_rv5, whole genome shotgun sequence DNA region contains:
- the LOC134864066 gene encoding general transcription factor 3C polypeptide 1 isoform X2 — protein MDPLSIVVDEVALEGLDGITIPSLWIRLQSRKPAFPLKLDDHTKELIWRSLINNTELKVYQLPQERDDVVLFDRFKDIDPETGIETRENFSYTRKDVYPIHMVLENKNGIQGSCALFKERKDITKNVRSESLTPLLNLQEALEQYGRKLVVVACQALRFRTLIGPQSDPDLKLNDDSYCVLERVGRARWQGELQKDLHGSSFKIDARKLHYMRKALVKHGLVSMQSHVTRVISGQQQHSILLLLKCFYVNRRAKYDILMEYISNLLKHSPGQFATLLTLKHHLNVDDSTFKRVFQYMRTAKLAEFCQYPLEDLDPSAGPCVNKKGKKVLVRCLRLLKPYTKKGATDDDDDEDEDDDEDPAGRSGTNPPEGRVMERDILSQAYNMILSTGTKGMAQRGVSCKVNVGKLESRMICRRLEREGMIKGFLEDQGRQRTTQFISHRCVGVSNRLQQFAKEQERTKLLYSSAPSTSHDAPPTPKTPPASKRKRETSKTPAAKKIRKAGGGENKEAEQTGEDVEVNTESRSLDGEGGEKSGGENDQAQPGSPVVQPAEGETPARSKSNTSAAPEPVSTSTAEPVRVKEEESDSNPFRTFPECEESNTANNSGENDVVVVTDFCKRPARVRTKNKYALARSHETYRLLRRKNLIVEAVRNFKIIEGLFPLQKIITDDEKKDGINTRCCKKTIVRTVDSLSREGLLKVYKTTIIQDGVTKNVAMVAHPSVQPTDEIVTRLIEQIRFRISSSYSTVRHQHAEEKAREQGTDPDDMSGSPSRAAKRDKKRNKHNEFKPITVKGLGKSLGFQPKMHRMRIVHNFLWYLIHGHPNKPSSEDSPSTSDTSAQQHTSNPDPKHRKDSPNKQTRPSENAASTNLDVISSGDEEEELKDKSTPSPSQSDLKVYSEEDSWKKFIPPVRVQKGFSSGWAMVSDILLCMPLSVFIQVIQINYRVDGLEEYLSHPVKQHHLIRTLPARMRRQLLYKRKYIFSFHENLQKMVYMGLVQFGPIEKFKEKDQVFVFVMRHATIVDTTNAEPHYWLVSESFDKPFEQRHYTFNTAEDVENYWFDLMCVCLNTPLGVIRNKRNTSEEENDPSFVHERNVFVGLAYLLKGNLEVCDDGSIPGDGKGAGGLHSEFFAHLKRNWLWTNHLLAVRSNPSGLESKENKIRLKSLLSKNALRIALKAAGTTNPRYLTAKRALVPEIIEVDIEPASRNQQVVGGKKQKRKRTKKDVAKPPRKKKKEPKKRLPAHDEADHQALKMMTRQRVYWSVQEDSLMMLCRVASNLLNSKLKRPFVPYVVVRDLLHAEFEISMDKTSVAVGRRTRYILKNPQTLLNYRICLAEVYQDKPLMSLLEENKPTDPNSVEDCAKSFLEYARLLRQKFSSVVLSAREMIMPDSKHELFSRFKVSAIESGKRVSWKDNINSENDIHCIVLQNLIQSTLAMTNNQMKTSRSFQTFHMYSKYNQELLCQAFIQCKKRGLVNRRRISQPFGPKKNRALPILPMSFQLSQSYYRCFSWRFPNSLCTDSFRFLRSLINHGTSDDKPATAFYHEPENRSEIGDVVTEKRAPSEKKKKKKKLNEGEEEAPVKEPEKENSESTKEGEKDQSKTGEEELMEVNDEKPEEKSKAGEQKDQEDSLTADLTEDPSSRDQTAAESPDVSAAPTAAEESPDVAAAPTAAEESPDVAAAPTAAEESPDVAAAPTAAEESPDVAAAPTAAEESPDVAAAPTAAEESPDVSAAPTAAEESPDVSDMLQFCMESPGGASGVCLSLMSLGLLSVFMSIPKQVVVVDSNLVDNDVVKSLAALEEDDEDDDEGEDCEGKKKLEVKSHQASHTNYLMMRGYFFPGIVKIRNLNSLDNIVVESCIMKLQLRDTPAHHVFSSENSPALDLTKCGPSLLPSVLSSSTRSSSSSSSSSPHSVKECERRLIEQRGYTPQDVEACAQLRRSLQAVRENGLGVHDLYETHSQLQEPQGGRSRSLQQYLKELQEEGQVMKVGGLGPRWVLMQHSEPWLLTVKQPSKKWSDSRLNSNRIPFLEKNHNIPFMRMRAMREVRHEAEEPPARKSAVEKQRGKDVAGSSSDVTGEKPAEEEELEKEKERTEEGNGEEVVILGEEPGKVVQPESEREIGPEEVDIEEKQEEKNSVEDVMEEEASSSSTQPADVDKEENVSFISRPWRMVDGNLNRQVCKGMLEAIMYHVMYQPGLTQQALVEHYKDVLQPMAVLDLLQALTDAGCVTRKTLERASKPSLFARSVKTSSETKAMMEEPDCVYYEPTISCCLRLGQMLPNERHWNSCMP, from the exons ATGGATCCGTTGAGTATAGTTGTGGACGAGGTGGCTTTGGAGGGACTAGACGGAATAACTATCCCCTCTCTGTGGATAAGACTACAGAGTAGAAAGCCTGCTTTTCCTCTGAAACTTGACGACCACACCAAGGAGCTGATCTGGAGGTCACTTATTAACAACACCGAGCTGAAGGTGTACCAGCTGCCGCAGGAGAGAGACGATGTGGTGCTGTTTGACAG gttcAAAGACATCGACCCAGAAACAGGCATTGAAACAAGAGAGAATTTTTCTTACACACGGAAAGACGTCTACCCGATTCATATGGTTCTAGAAAACAAGAATGGGATTCAGGGCTCGTGTGCATTATTCAAAGAGAGGAAAGACATCACTAAAAATGTCCGCTCAGAGTCCCTCACCCCCTTGCTCAACCTGCAGGAGGCTTTGGAACA ATATGGCCGGAAACTTGTCGTCGTGGCGTGTCAGGCGCTGCGATTCAGGACCCTGATTGGTCCTCAGAGCGATCCGGATTTGAAACTCAATGACGACTCTTACTGTGTGCTGGAACGAGTCGGCCGAGCTCGATGGCAAGGAGAGCTACAGAAGGATCTGCACGGAAGCTCTTTCAA GATCGATGCTCGGAAGCTGCACTACATGAGGAAGGCTCTCGTTAAACATGGACTGGTCAGCATGCAGTCTCACGTCACACGAGTGATCTCAGGGCAACAGCAGCACTCCATCCTCCTGCTGCTCAAATGCTTCTATGTGAACAG gAGGGCAAAATACGACATACTGATGGAGTACATCTCCAACCTCCTGAAGCACTCCCCCGGTCAGTTTGCCACTCtgctcacactgaaacaccacCTG AATGTGGATGACAGCACTTTCAAGCGTGTGTTTCAGTACATGAGAACTGCCAAGTTGGCTGAGTTCTGTCAGTACCCTCTGGAGGATTTAGATCCATCAGCCGGGCCGTGCGTCAACAAAAAAG GGAAGAAAGTGCTTGTGCGCTGCCTGAGATTGTTAAAGCCGTACACGAAGAAGGGCGCCActgatgatgacgacgatgagGACGAGGACGATGATGAGGACCCAGCAGGGAGAAGCGGAACTAATCCTCCAGAGGGGCGAGTCATGGAGAGGGATATCCTGTCGCAGGCCTATAACATGA TATTATCCACTGGCACAAAGGGAATGGCTCAGCGCGGGGTCAGTTGTAAAGTGAACGTCGGGAAGCTGGAATCTCGTATGATCTGTCGAAGGCTGGAGAGGGAGGGTATGATTAAG GGATTCCTGGAGGACCAGGGTCGACAGAGGACGACACAGTTCATCAGCCATAG GTGTGTCGGTGTGAGTAATCGACTCCAACAGTTTGCTAAGGAGCAGGAGCGGACCAAGCTCCTCTACTCCTCTGCCCCATCGACATCACATGATGCACCGCCCACCCCTAAAACACCACCAGCCTCAAAGCGGAAAAGAGAAACCTCCAAAACACCTGCGGCAAAGAAGATTAGGAAAGCAGGTGGAGGAGAAAACAAGGAGGCTGAGCAGACGGGCGAAGATGTGGAAGTGAATACAGAAAGTAGAAGCTtggatggagagggaggagagaaaagtgGAGGGGAAAATGATCAGGCACAACCTGGGAGCCCCGTCGTACAACCGGCTGAAG GTGAAACCCCAGCCCGCAGCAAATCAAACACCAGTGCAGCACCAGAGCCCGTGTCCACTTCCACAGCAG AACCGGTTCGGGTTAAGGAGGAAGAGTCCGACTCAAATCCTTTCCGCACTTTTCCTGAGTGTGAGGAGTCGAACACAGCCAACAACTCAGGGGAAAACGACGTTGTGGTTGTGACAGATTTCTGCAAGAGACCG GCCCGGGTTcgtacaaaaaacaaatatgcctTGGCGAGATCTCACGAGACGTACCGCCTGCTGAGGAGGAAGAACCTGATCGTGGAGGCGGTGCGCAACTTCAAAATCATCGAGGGTCTCTTCCC GCTGCAGAAGATCATCACTGACGACGAAAAGAAGGATGGAATCAACACAAGGTGTTGCAAGAAGACTATTGTGCGCACCGTGGACAGCCTGTCCAGAGAAGGCTTACTAAAGGTTTACAAGACCACCATCATACAGGACGGGGTCACCAAGAAC GTGGCGATGGTCGCCCATCCGTCCGTTCAGCCCACCGATGAAATAGTGACTCGACTAATCGAACAGATCCGCTTTAGAATCTCCAGTTCCTACTCCACTGTACG TCATCAGCACGCTGAAGAGAAAGCCAGAGAACAAGGCACGGACCCTGACGATATGAGCGGCAGCCCTTCTAGAGCCGCTAAGAGAGAcaagaagagaaataaacacaacgAGTTCAAGCCCATAACAG TTAAAGGATTGGGGAAGTCTCTCGGCTTCCAGCCTAAGATGCATCGTATGCGTATTGTCCATAACTTCCTCTGGTACCTGATTCACGGGCACCCGAACAAACCGAGCTCAGAGGACTCCCCGTCAACCAGCGACACGTCGGCACAGCAGCACACCTCTAATCCTGATCCCAAACATCGGAAAGACTCTCCGAACAAACAAACACGGCCGTCTGAAAACGCTGCCTCGACTAACTTGGATGTGATATCGTctggtgatgaagaggaggagctgaaggaTAAATCGACACCTAGTCCCTCTCAGTCCGACCTGAAAG TGTACTCTGAAGAAGACTCCTGGAAGAAATTCATTCCTCCTGTGCGTGTGCAGAAGGGGTTCAGCAGCGGCTGGGCGATGGTCAGCGACATCCTCCTCTGCATGCCGCTCTCCGTCTTCATTCAGGTCATACAGATCAACTATAgg GTGGATGGTCTCGAGGAATATCTCAGCCACCCCGTCAAGCAGCACCATCTGATCAGAACGCTTCCTGCCAGAATGAGAAGACAGCTGCTCTACAAACG GAAATACATCTTCTCTTTCCACGAGAACCTGCAGAAGATGGTCTACATGGGGCTGGTGCAGTTTGGCCCCATAGAGAAGTTCAAGGAGAAGGACCAG GTGTTTGTGTTCGTGATGCGCCACGCCACCATCGTTGACACCACCAACGCCGAGCCGCACTACTGGCTCGTCTCGGAGTCGTTCGACAAACCCTTCGAGCAGCGGCACTACACGTTCAACACCGCTGAGGATGTGGAAAACTACTGGTTCGACCTGATGTGTGTCTGCCTCAATACACCACTgg GGGTAATCCGCAATAAGAGGAATACCTCAGAGGAAGAAAACGATCCTTCCTTTGTGCACGAACGCAACGTGTTTGTGGGACTGGCTTACCTGCTGAA GGGAAATCTGGAAGTGTGTGACGACGGCTCGATACCAGGGGACGGTAAAGGAGCCGGAGGTCTGCACTCTGAATTCTTCGCTCATCTTAAACGCAACTGGCTGTGGACCAATCATCTTCTCGCTGTGAGATCG AACCCGAGTGGCTTGGAGTCGAAGGAGAATAAAATCAGACTGAAGAGCTTGCTGAGTAAAAACGCTCTCAGGATCGCACTGAAAGCTg CAGGAACTACTAACCCTCGCTATTTGACTGCCAAGCGAGCACTGGTACCAGAAATTATTGAG GTGGATATTGAGCCTGCGTCCAGAAACCAGCAGGTGGTCGGAGGgaagaaacagaagaggaagagaaccAAGAAGGATGTCGCCAAGCCCCCAcgcaagaagaagaaag aGCCGAAGAAACGACTGCCTGCTCACGACGAGGCGGACCACCAAGCTCTGAAAATGATGACGAGGCAGAGAGTCTACTGGTCTGTGCAGGAGGACTCTCTGATGATGCTCTGCAGAGTGGCCTCCAACCTGCTCAAcagcaag TTAAAAAGGCCGTTTGTACCGTACGTTGTGGTCAGAGACCTGCTCCACGCAGAGTTTGAGATCTCCATGGATAAAACCTCCGTCGCTGTCGGACGTCGCACACGATACATCCTCAAAAATCCTCAGACGCTCCTGAACTACAG GATCTGTCTGGCTGAGGTGTATCAGGACAAACCTCTGATGAGTCTGCTGGAGGAAAACAAACCCACTGATCCCAACAGTGTAGAG GATTGTGCAAAATCGTTCTTGGAGTACGCCCGGCTGCTCCGGCAGAAGTTCAGCTCCGTGGTTCTGAGCGCTCGCGAAATGATCATGCCCGACTCCAAACATGAGCTCTTCTCACG gttcAAGGTCTCGGCGATAGAGAGTGGAAAGCGTGTGTCGTGGAAAGATAATATCAACAG CGAGAATGACATTCATTGCATAGTGTTACAAAACTTGATCCAGAGCACTCTTGCTATGACCAACAATCAGATGAAGACGTCCAGATCCTTCCAG ACCTTCCACATGTACAGTAAGTATAACCAGGAGCTGCTGTGCCAGGCGTTCATTCAGTGCAAGAAGAGAGGGCTGGTGAACCGGCGCCGAATCAGCCAGCCGTTCGGTCCGAAGAAGAACCGAGCGCTGCCCATCCTGCCCATGTCCTTCCAGCTGTCCCAGTCCTACTACAG GTGTTTCTCGTGGCGTTTTCCCAACTCGCTGTGCACTGACTCCTTCCGCTTCCTCAGGAGTCTCATCAACCACGGGACGTCTGACGACAAACCCGCCACTGCGTTCTACCATGAGCCCGAGAACCGGTCGGAGATCGGAGACGTAGTAACAGAGAAAAGAGCGCcatcagagaagaagaagaagaagaaaaaactaaacgAAGGGGAGGAAGAAGCACCAGTGAAGGAGCCAGAGAAGGAAAACAGCGAGTCCacaaaggagggagagaaagaccaaagtaaaacaggagaagaggagttGATGGAGGTGAACGATGAAAAACCTGAGGAGAAAAGCAAAGCAGGGGAACAGAAGGACCAGGAAGACTCGCTCACAGCTGATCTTACTGAAGATCCCTCCAGCAGAGACCAGACCGCTGCAGAGTCTCCAGATGTGTCTGCTGCTCCGACCGCTGCAGAGGAGTCTCCAGATGTGGCTGCTGCTCCGACCGCTGCAGAGGAGTCTCCAGATGTGGCTGCTGCTCCGACCGCTGCAGAGGAGTCTCCAGATGTGGCTGCTGCTCCGACCGCTGCAGAGGAGTCTCCAGATGTGGCTGCTGCTCCGACCGCTGCAGAGGAGTCTCCAGATGTGGCTGCTGCTCCGACCGCTGCAGAGGAGTCTCCAGATGTGTCTGCTGCTCCGACCGCTGCAGAAGAGTCTCCAGATGTGTCGGACATGCTGCAGTTCTGCATGGAGTCCCCAGGGGGAGCCAGCGGCGTCTGCCTCAGCCTGATGTCTCTGGGACTGCTGAGCGTCTTCATGTCCATCCCCaaacaggtggtggtggtggacaGCAACCTGGTGGACAATGATGTGGTCAAAAG TTTGGCAGCTCTGGAAGAAGACGACGAAGATGATGATGAGGGTGAGGATTGTGAGGGGAAGAAAAAACTGGAGGTGAAGTCACATCAGGCGTCTCACACCAACTACCTGATGATGCGTGGATACTTCTTTCCCGGGATAG TGAAAATTCGTAACCTCAACAGCCTGGATAACATCGTGGTGGAGTCATGCATCATGAAGCTGCAGCTGCGCGACACTCCCGCTCACCACGTGTTCAGTTCAGAGA ACTCTCCAGCGCTGGACTTGACTAAATGCGGTCCATCTCTGCTGCCCTCCGTCCTCTCCTCGTCCACccgctcttcctcctcctcttcctcctcgtctccCCACAGTGTGAAGGAGTGTGAGAGGCGTTTGATCGAGCAGAGGGGGTACACTCCTCAGGACGTTGAAGCCTGTGCTCAGCTCAGGAGGAGTCTACAGGCGGTGAGGGAGAACGGTCTGGGTGTTCATGACCTCTACGAGACTCACTCTCAGCTGCAGGAGCCGCAGGGGGGACGCAGCAGGAGCCTACAGCAGTACCTGAAG GAGTTGCAGGAAGAAGGCCAGGTGATGAAGGTCGGGGGTCTGGGTCCTCGCTGGGTCCTGATGCAGCACTCTGAGCCGTGGCTGCTGACGGTGAAGCAGCCGTCCAAAAAATGGTCCGACTCACGCCTCAACTCGAACAGAATCCCCTTTCTGGAGAAGAATCACAACATCCCCTTCATGCGCATGAGAGCGATGCGGGAAGTACGACACGAGGCAGAGGAACCGCCGGCGAGAAAATCAGCtgtggaaaaacaaagaggCAAGGACGTAGCGGGATCATCGAGTGACGTCACGGGAGAGAAACCAgctgaggaagaagagctggagaaagagaaggagaggacagaggaaggaAATGGGGAGGAAGTGGTGATCTTAGGAGAGGAACCAGGGAAGGTGGTGCAGCctgaaagtgaaagagagataGGACCAGAGGAGGTGGATATtgaggagaaacaggaggaaaagAACAGTGTAGAGGATGTGATGGAGGAAGAAGCGAGCTCTTCATCAACACAACCGGCTGATGTGGATAAAGA GGAGAACGTGAGCTTCATCAGCCGGCCGTGGCGCATGGTGGACGGGAATCTGAACCGGCAGGTGTGTAAAGGCATGCTGGAAGCCATCATGTACCACGTCATGTACCAACCTGGACTCACACAGCAGGCTCTAGTGGAGCACTACAAAGACGTGCTGCAGCCCATGGCCGTGCTCGACctgctgcag GCGCTCACAGACGCCGGCTGCGTGACGAGGAAGACTCTGGAGAGAGCTTCTAAACCTTCGCTGTTCGCCCGCTCTGTGAAGACAAGCAGTGAGACCAAAGCGATGATGGAGGAGCCGGACTGCGTGTACTATGAGCCGACCATCAGCTGCTGCCTGCGGCTCGGTCAGATGCTGCCCAACGAGCGGCACTGGAACAGCTGCATGCCATGA